In one window of Calypte anna isolate BGI_N300 chromosome 1, bCalAnn1_v1.p, whole genome shotgun sequence DNA:
- the KLHL42 gene encoding kelch-like protein 42, with product MSLAGRRRQEEEEGEGEAGEDGAGAGEEVVQIRLGDKCYPVCKRKLIEQSDYFRALYRSGMREAGQGQEEQLLRGGLSALGLELVLDFINTSCLARLEQEEGGEEEPPLLEELVEAASYLQVTPLLRLLLSQVRLGNCFELHRLAQVYGLQDLQDACLDFMATHYHQVLRRPDARPHLLLPQALQQHLKERRMRGTASLVAIGDFMGASSLGLPLGCHPQVEAPWSMLRYDEETERWLPLANNLPPDLVNVRGYGSAMLDNYLFIVGGYRITSQEISAAHCYNPCLNEWSQLASMNQKRSNFKLLAVNGKLYAIGGQSLSNVECYNPENDWWNFVASMPNPLAEFSACECKGKIYVIGGYTTRDRNMNILQYCPTSDSWTNFELCDVHVRKQQMLSVEETIYLVGGCIHELGPNQKSGQSEDVLTVQSYNIATKEWLYLKENTSKSGLNLTCALHNDGVYILSRDITLSTSLEHRVFLKYNIFTDSWESLRHFPGFGQNMLICSMYLPDVREV from the exons ATGTCCCtggcggggcggcggcggcaggaggaagaggagggggaaggggaagcaggagaggaTGGGGCCGGTGCCGGGGAAGAGGTGGTGCAGATCCGACTGGGGGACAAGTGTTACCCCGTGTGCAAGAGGAAGCTGATCGAGCAGAGTGACTATTTCCGAGCCCTGTACCGCTCGGGTATGCgggaggcagggcagggccagGAGGAACAGCTACTGCGCGGGGGGCTGAGCGCACTGGGtctggagctggtgctggaCTTCATCAACACCTCCTGCCTGGCCAGGCTGGAACAGGAGGAAGGGGGCGAAGAGGAACCCCCTttgctggaggagctggtggaggCCGCTTCCTACCTGCAGGTCACCCCCTTGCTCcgcctgctcctctcccaggtGAGGCTGGGCAACTGCTTCGAGCTGCACCGCCTGGCTCAGGTCTATGGTCTCCAGGACTTGCAGGATGCCTGTCTAGACTTCATGGCCACTCATTACCATCAAGTGCTGCGGAGGCCTGATGCCCGGCCacatctcctcctgccccaggctcTCCAGCAGCACTTGAAGGAGAGGCGGATGAGGGGTACCGCCAGCCTGGTGGCCATCGGGGACTTCATGGGTGCCTCCTCCTTGGGCCTTCCTCTGGGCTGTCACCCTCAGGTGGAAGCCCCCTGGTCTATGCTGAGGTATGATGAGGAAACGGAGAGGTGGCTGCCTCTGGCCAACAACCTCCCCCCTGATCTGGTCAATGTCCGAGGCTACGGGTCAGCGATGCTGGACAACTACCTGTTCATTGTCGGGGGCTACAGGATCACCAGCCAGGAGATCTCAGCTGCCCATTGTTACAACCCTTGCCTAAACGAGTGGAGTCAGCTGGCTTCAATGAACCAGAAGAG GTCCAATTTTAAGCTTTTAGCTGTAAATGGGAAGCTCTATGCCATCGGTGGTCAATCACTTTCCAATGTGGAGTGCTATAATCCAGAAAATGACTGGTGGAATTTTGTGGCATCCATGCCAAACCCTCTTGCAGAATTCTCAGCTTGTGAGTGCAAGGGCAAGATCTACGTTATTGGAGGATACACTACACGAG ATAGGAATATGAACATTTTGCAGTACTGTCCCACTTCTGATTCCTGGACCAACTTTGAACTTTGTGATGTCCATGTTCGAAAacaacagatgctctctgttgaAGAAACTATATACCTGGTAGGGGGTTGTATTCATGAACTTGGACCAAACCAAAAATCCGGCCAAAGTGAGGACGTGTTAACTGTGCAGTCTTACAACATTGCTACCAAAGAATGGCTCTACCTCAAAGAGAACACATCAAAATCAGGTCTTAACTTGACTTGTGCTCTCCACAATGACGGAGTCTATATTTTGAGCAGGGATATTACTTTATCTACAAGCTTGGAGCACCGTGTTTTTCTTAAGTATAATATATTTACGGACAGTTGGGAGTCACTAAGGCACTTTCCAGGCTTTGGACAAAACATGCTGATCTGTTCTATGTATTTGCCTGATGTACGAGAGGTGTAA